In a genomic window of Sus scrofa isolate TJ Tabasco breed Duroc chromosome 4, Sscrofa11.1, whole genome shotgun sequence:
- the LOC100156977 gene encoding myomegalin, which produces MLQLKTGMHQPLERKGSAERGVNEQKTQPEEAGFSSVFHRGKYSLIQDQLQELTHLQQKIRIGRAVSSVLIQHVMNTVKTFQELLSRNKFDDYMKEHFCEQLAKVSQLAESLVSKFSMDDCISKKYQREQMLRNLSILRKMHKMDKVTDVVETCPRICSSSYAQSAAHCFLNSTSLLLDEQEMRPAMDVANVLVATPADSASLPSNHSEAMSAQPFYPWSGTAQLNWTPDPEHRGSSSPWDKMNLQRRNASENLSSSSLYLPNSKPSGADLLEKNLVEIQNLRQRLEASVFISDRLRERLEYVLSSANQGRSTSQSAPDVSLATCHLYTQSHSSGSGWDIL; this is translated from the exons ATGCTCCAGTTGAAGACTGGGATGCATCAGCCCTTAGAGAGGAAGGGATCTGCTGAGAGGGGAGTGAATGAGCAGAAGACACAGCCTGAGGAAGCAGGATTTTCCTCTGTGTTCCACAGGGG GAAATATTCCTTGATCCAGGATCAGCTTCAAGAGTTGACCCATCTGCAGCAAAAGATAAGGATTGGGAGAGCTGTCTCTTCCGTTCTCATCCAGCATGTCATGAACACAGTGAAGACCTTCCAGGAACTCCTCAGCAGGAATAAGTTTGACGACTACATGAAGGAGCATTTCTGTGAGCAGCTGGCCAAGGTCAGCCAGCTAGCAGAGAGCCTCGTCAGCAAATTCAGCATGG ATGATTGTATAAGTAAGAAGTATCAAAGAGAACAGATGCTGCGGAACCTCAG TATCTTAAGAAAGATGCACAAAATGGATAAAGTGACAGATGTCGTAGAGACCTGCCCCCGGATCTGCTCCAGCAGCTATGCCCAGTCTGCTGCCCATTGCTTCCTCAACAGCACCTCCTTACTACTTGATGAGCAGGAAATGCGCCCTGCAATGGACGTGGCCA ATGTCCTTGTAGCCACTCCTGCTGATTCAGCTTCATTGCCCAGTAACCATTCAGAAGCCATGTCTGCCCAGCCCTTCTATCCTTGGAGTGGCACCGCACAGCTGAACTGGACACCAGACCCTGAGCATCGTGGCAGCAGTAGCCCATGGGACAAGATGAACCTTCAGAGAAGGAATGCATCTGAGAACCTATCCTCTTCCTCTTTGTACCTGCCCAACTCCAAGCCCTCTG GGGCTGACCTGCTGGAAAAGAATCTTGTTGAAATCCAGAACCTGCGCCAACGCCTGGAGGCATCTGTATTTATCAGTGACCGCCTGCGGGAAAGGCTGGAATATGTGCTCAGCAGTGCTAACCAAGGAAGAA GCACTTCACAGTCAGCTCCAGATGTCTCCCTTGCAACCTGTCATTTATACACTCAGAGTCACTCTTCTGGCTCTGGTTGGGACATCTTGTGA